One stretch of Desulfovibrio sp. JC022 DNA includes these proteins:
- a CDS encoding acyl-[acyl-carrier-protein] thioesterase, giving the protein MNNSSLLISNTVPAYETGPDDRMHCHWFMHHLQEAATAHADSLGFGIEDMAKLGCFWVLTSMRIEIAELPLREKKFSLTTWSRGAKKLRAFREFSGCDENEREIIRASSEWMVLDAETRRPIAIDPKLNLHAQDRCVFPDAMKRLRPGTPEKEIRSLNVGYSSLDANGHVNNTEYLRWSFDSLRQKGFDQNKVKSIRIAFLSEVFEGNSVKLMNCDCEDDGFELIGLNESEGKAAFALKIE; this is encoded by the coding sequence ATGAACAACAGTTCACTTTTGATCAGTAACACGGTCCCGGCCTATGAAACAGGCCCGGATGACCGCATGCACTGCCACTGGTTCATGCACCACCTGCAAGAAGCTGCTACCGCCCATGCGGATTCACTTGGCTTCGGTATTGAAGACATGGCAAAACTGGGCTGTTTCTGGGTGCTGACTTCCATGCGGATCGAGATTGCAGAACTGCCTCTGCGTGAGAAAAAATTCTCGCTTACAACATGGTCACGGGGAGCCAAAAAGCTGCGTGCCTTTCGCGAGTTTTCCGGCTGCGATGAAAATGAACGCGAAATCATCCGCGCCTCTTCCGAATGGATGGTGCTGGACGCTGAAACACGCAGGCCCATAGCCATTGATCCAAAGCTGAACTTACACGCACAGGACCGCTGTGTATTCCCTGATGCAATGAAAAGATTGCGTCCCGGCACACCTGAAAAGGAAATACGTTCCCTAAACGTAGGCTACAGCTCTCTTGACGCTAACGGTCACGTCAACAACACCGAATACCTGCGCTGGTCCTTTGACAGTCTGCGTCAAAAAGGATTTGATCAGAATAAGGTAAAATCCATCCGAATCGCCTTTCTGTCTGAAGTCTTTGAAGGCAATTCAGTCAAACTCATGAATTGCGATTGTGAGGATGATGGGTTTGAATTGATCGGGCTGAATGAGAGTGAAGGTAAGGCTGCTTTTGCTTTGAAAATAGAATAG
- a CDS encoding DUF2059 domain-containing protein — MNIFKTSFICMLAIFCLAAQPVQADEKEKMEVALELIRESINMQAMYITFENMTMATIENDINNDLKTMGHRKPLIKAYKEAVKEAFYDPKVIDGQQSLYAKIYAKEFTKQELEELLHFYRTHLGKKFMKKQPHIAIAAYEKASELVGPVFVSVCNKKLAPKIEKLQKDGIMPTE, encoded by the coding sequence ATGAATATATTTAAAACAAGTTTCATCTGCATGCTGGCAATATTTTGCTTGGCCGCACAGCCTGTACAAGCTGATGAAAAAGAGAAAATGGAAGTTGCTCTGGAATTGATACGCGAATCAATCAATATGCAAGCCATGTACATAACATTTGAGAACATGACCATGGCCACAATTGAAAACGACATCAACAATGACCTCAAAACAATGGGGCACAGAAAGCCATTAATTAAAGCATACAAAGAAGCAGTAAAAGAAGCTTTTTACGATCCAAAAGTTATTGATGGACAACAATCCCTGTATGCTAAAATCTATGCCAAAGAATTCACCAAACAAGAGCTTGAAGAGCTGCTGCATTTCTACAGAACACATCTAGGAAAAAAATTCATGAAAAAACAGCCTCACATCGCAATAGCAGCCTACGAGAAAGCCTCCGAATTAGTCGGCCCTGTCTTTGTCAGTGTATGTAATAAAAAACTGGCTCCCAAAATTGAAAAACTGCAAAAAGACGGGATTATGCCTACGGAGTAA
- a CDS encoding DUF2059 domain-containing protein produces the protein MVKFKSILLCLFAIIAIMSQTIPASAQKDMRMKAAQELEKETFDIDDYYNSFGYIALMKLKKEMNKNPATSKYEKPLFKALVDALDEAFYDDETLNIIERARSEILYEEFNEKELKELLVFAKTPVGKKFMARQRDLVHKTENKMAPELNTIFSNKLNQKFNNKIELLIKTGTISENSAIKLE, from the coding sequence ATGGTAAAGTTTAAATCCATACTTCTCTGTCTCTTTGCAATTATCGCAATCATGAGCCAGACCATACCTGCCAGTGCTCAAAAAGATATGCGCATGAAAGCTGCGCAAGAACTTGAAAAAGAAACGTTTGACATTGACGACTATTACAATTCTTTCGGATATATCGCATTGATGAAACTAAAAAAAGAGATGAATAAGAACCCTGCAACATCGAAATATGAAAAGCCATTATTTAAAGCTCTTGTAGATGCTTTGGATGAAGCTTTTTACGATGATGAAACCCTCAACATAATAGAACGAGCTCGTAGCGAAATTCTTTACGAAGAATTCAATGAAAAAGAACTTAAAGAGCTACTGGTTTTTGCTAAAACACCTGTAGGAAAGAAATTTATGGCAAGACAGCGAGACTTGGTCCATAAAACAGAAAATAAAATGGCACCTGAACTAAACACTATTTTTTCAAACAAACTTAACCAAAAATTTAACAATAAAATTGAATTACTCATAAAAACCGGCACTATTTCAGAAAATAGTGCCATAAAGCTAGAGTAA
- a CDS encoding anaerobic sulfatase maturase, which yields MRKPLQTILIKPAGPDCNMACTYCFYLKKNKLFIDSPSHRMSGDVLKELIRQAMGQSEDQINFIWQGGEPTLMGLDFYRRAIELQQRFGHGQMVGNGLQTNGLLIDDEWINFLKEYNWLVGISLDGPEHVHNHYRRTKSGNGTWKKVVASAKKMIEADLAVNALIVVNDYSVRFPDEIYQFHKNLGLPHMQFIPCVETDRNDPSRLSPFSVPAEEYGSFLCRIFDLWMEDFSDLTPTTSVRMFDSLFHYYIGHPPPECTLLNECGTYVVMEHNGDVFSCDFFVQPEWRLGNIKDSSLSDMLNSGKQHTFGCRKANLPNACIHCNWLPLCRGGCPKDQFTTEDGNAFNHLCPAYKMFFEYSDKIFSQLAKEWKKQYSAMQANNRTPEKDSYNKPGRNQPCPCGSGKKFKRCCGA from the coding sequence ATGCGTAAACCACTGCAAACAATCCTTATCAAACCCGCAGGGCCGGACTGCAACATGGCCTGCACCTATTGTTTCTATCTGAAAAAAAACAAACTATTTATTGATAGTCCGAGCCATCGCATGTCCGGGGATGTACTGAAAGAGCTGATCCGTCAGGCCATGGGGCAATCTGAAGATCAAATTAACTTCATCTGGCAGGGCGGAGAACCTACGTTGATGGGGCTGGATTTCTACCGCAGGGCAATTGAATTGCAGCAACGATTCGGGCATGGGCAAATGGTGGGCAACGGACTACAAACCAATGGGCTGCTCATTGACGACGAATGGATCAATTTCCTCAAAGAATACAATTGGCTGGTAGGAATATCGCTAGACGGCCCGGAACACGTGCACAACCATTACCGCCGCACAAAAAGCGGGAACGGCACGTGGAAAAAGGTTGTAGCCAGTGCCAAAAAAATGATTGAAGCCGATCTGGCAGTTAACGCCCTCATTGTTGTAAACGACTATTCCGTGCGCTTCCCGGATGAAATCTACCAATTTCATAAAAATCTGGGTTTACCCCACATGCAGTTCATCCCCTGCGTTGAAACGGACAGAAACGATCCTTCTCGCCTATCCCCTTTTTCAGTTCCTGCCGAAGAATACGGCTCTTTCCTATGCCGCATTTTCGACCTTTGGATGGAAGATTTTTCAGACCTTACGCCGACCACTTCCGTACGCATGTTTGATTCATTATTTCATTATTACATAGGGCACCCTCCGCCGGAATGCACCCTGCTGAATGAATGCGGAACCTATGTGGTGATGGAACACAACGGCGATGTCTTTTCATGTGACTTCTTTGTGCAGCCAGAATGGCGTCTCGGCAATATAAAAGATTCCAGCCTGTCTGATATGCTCAATTCCGGGAAGCAACATACGTTCGGTTGCAGAAAGGCCAACCTGCCAAACGCGTGTATTCACTGTAACTGGCTACCCCTCTGCCGTGGTGGATGCCCCAAAGACCAATTTACAACTGAGGACGGAAATGCCTTTAACCATCTGTGCCCGGCATACAAGATGTTCTTCGAATATTCGGACAAAATATTCAGCCAGTTAGCCAAAGAGTGGAAAAAACAATACTCTGCCATGCAAGCAAATAACCGCACCCCAGAAAAGGACTCCTACAACAAACCAGGCAGAAATCAGCCCTGCCCCTGCGGAAGTGGAAAAAAATTTAAAAGGTGCTGCGGAGCATAA
- a CDS encoding sulfatase-like hydrolase/transferase, translating into MKDKTRREFLKNSLALTAGAVASGVLADTNSASAKSTSKGPKKSSGKKTGKKRPNILLIITDQQRQEQHWPPGWLDENMPSMARLQKKGVTFTNNFIAAAACSPSRATFLTGVYPSVHGVTQVPPNPPLRSDITNIFKMAEKAGYDIAYKGKMHLFTPQSNPSTDNFTSYDIKWASDNYSTHRWNPPDCAVDIGGNPWIGGGYPGNDQRFVDGVPDTYNRMTPAIEKGETIYEYLDNHDPEEDKPFLMVASFGNPHDISAWPDQDKWGYNKEDYADLTEINLPPNYNDNLDEKPSAQKEYQKLCDKVSSCPTKKDRVGFCRFYAHLHRVVDKQISAVLDKLDEKGLTEDTIIFRFADHGEQSWSHQMIQKGVNSYQETINVPLIISNPKLFPEGKKTKSFSSLIDLVPTVAELTGAASPEELKSKGIHGKSLVPVMDNPVASVRDRAMFFTEDCESLFEGLLGIKNVYDTVAGKIRSIRYKDWMYAVYFTNKGTKLEYELYNLKDDPGQLVNLAWGSRRKANFAQMQKLHDMLTAELKLYDAFPKGFKWPLKAGIKTV; encoded by the coding sequence ATGAAAGACAAAACACGGCGTGAATTCCTAAAAAATAGTCTGGCACTCACGGCAGGAGCTGTGGCCTCCGGTGTGCTGGCTGACACAAATTCAGCCTCAGCAAAATCGACAAGCAAAGGCCCAAAAAAATCCTCCGGAAAAAAGACCGGAAAGAAACGGCCCAACATTCTGCTGATCATCACCGATCAGCAGCGTCAGGAACAGCACTGGCCCCCCGGATGGCTGGATGAAAACATGCCCAGCATGGCCCGTTTGCAAAAAAAAGGCGTAACTTTCACGAATAATTTTATCGCCGCAGCGGCCTGCTCCCCCAGCCGCGCAACCTTCCTGACCGGAGTTTATCCCAGCGTCCACGGAGTGACACAGGTTCCGCCCAATCCTCCCCTGCGTAGCGACATCACCAATATTTTTAAAATGGCTGAAAAAGCCGGATACGATATCGCCTACAAGGGGAAAATGCATCTCTTCACCCCGCAAAGCAATCCTTCAACGGACAATTTCACCAGCTACGATATCAAATGGGCCTCGGACAACTACAGTACCCACCGCTGGAATCCGCCGGATTGCGCAGTAGATATCGGCGGCAACCCATGGATCGGAGGTGGTTATCCCGGTAATGATCAACGCTTTGTAGACGGAGTGCCGGACACTTACAACCGCATGACCCCGGCCATAGAGAAAGGCGAAACTATTTACGAATATCTGGACAACCATGATCCTGAAGAGGACAAACCGTTCCTTATGGTTGCCTCCTTCGGCAACCCGCACGACATCAGTGCTTGGCCTGATCAGGATAAATGGGGATACAATAAGGAAGACTATGCGGATCTCACGGAAATTAACCTGCCGCCAAACTATAATGACAATCTGGATGAAAAACCATCCGCTCAGAAGGAATATCAAAAACTCTGCGACAAAGTATCCAGCTGTCCCACGAAAAAGGACCGCGTAGGATTCTGCCGCTTCTATGCCCATCTGCATAGAGTGGTTGATAAACAGATTTCAGCAGTTCTTGACAAGCTTGACGAAAAGGGGCTCACCGAGGATACCATCATTTTCCGTTTCGCCGACCATGGAGAGCAAAGCTGGTCCCACCAGATGATCCAGAAAGGAGTCAACAGCTATCAGGAAACCATCAACGTACCGCTGATCATCTCCAACCCGAAGCTTTTCCCTGAAGGAAAGAAGACCAAATCATTTTCCAGCCTGATCGACCTTGTTCCGACCGTAGCAGAACTGACCGGAGCCGCATCTCCTGAGGAACTCAAATCCAAGGGAATTCACGGCAAATCCCTTGTCCCGGTAATGGACAATCCAGTCGCAAGTGTCCGCGACAGGGCCATGTTCTTCACCGAAGACTGCGAATCTCTTTTTGAGGGATTGCTGGGAATAAAGAATGTCTATGATACAGTTGCGGGAAAAATCCGCAGCATACGCTATAAGGACTGGATGTACGCCGTGTACTTCACCAACAAGGGCACAAAGCTGGAGTATGAGCTGTACAATCTAAAAGATGATCCGGGACAGCTGGTCAATCTGGCTTGGGGATCACGCCGGAAAGCAAACTTTGCCCAGATGCAGAAGCTGCACGATATGCTGACTGCTGAGCTGAAGCTGTACGATGCATTCCCGAAAGGTTTTAAGTGGCCGTTGAAGGCGGGAATTAAGACTGTATAA